The Euphorbia lathyris chromosome 2, ddEupLath1.1, whole genome shotgun sequence genome includes a window with the following:
- the LOC136220442 gene encoding calmodulin-like protein 11, translating into MAEALTQDQIAEFREAFTLIDKNSDGLISMEELATIIRSLDGHPTKEEVRDMINQVNIAGNGTIDFQDFLNIIGRKLKENVAEELKEAFKVFDRNQDGYISANDLRQVMINMGERLTEKEAEQMIREADLDGDGLVSFDEFFRMMMSF; encoded by the exons ATGGCTGAAGCACTAACTCAAGATCAGATTGCCGAATTCCGTGAGGCTTTTACGTTGATTGATAAAAACTCAGAtg GATTGATTTCAATGGAAGAATTAGCAACGATTATAAGATCATTGGATGGACATCCTACTAAAGAAGAAGTTCGAGACATGATAAATCAAGTCAATATTGCTGGAAATGGTACCATTGATTTTCAAGACTTCCTAAATATTATTGGACGCAAATtgaag GAAAATGTTGCGGAAGAGCTGAAAGAAGCATTTAAAGTATTTGACAGAAACCAAGATGGATATATATCAGCTAACGAT CTAAGGCAAGTGATGATAAATATGGGAGAGAGACTAACAGAGAAAGAGGCTGAACAGATGATCAGAGAGGCTGATTTGGATGGAGATGGTCTTGTTAGTTTTGATGAGTTCTTTAGGATGATGATGTCTTTTTGA
- the LOC136220443 gene encoding uncharacterized protein, translating to MDPSVSANLPDEYSSSTTIVPFDYPIPLLRGPVRAGPSDDPSFGPYVLAFRNHHSWAAAYKRCESKVIEQCEAGSRIGCAISASEICKPPWWRNFIGGNLPDLKEREMCEEREMEGCLVAAKEKCLGLAKEKCSLPFRDARIAIGEGMVMEKDGRKLVCLV from the coding sequence ATGGACCCTTCCGTATCTGCAAATCTTCCTGACGAGTACTCTTCTTCTACAACCATAGTCCCTTTTGACTACCCAATTCCTCTACTCCGTGGTCCCGTACGCGCCGGACCATCCGATGACCCTTCATTCGGGCCTTACGTTCTCGCTTTTAGAAATCACCACTCCTGGGCTGCTGCATACAAGCGCTGTGAGTCCAAAGTTATCGAGCAGTGCGAGGCTGGATCACGGATTGGGTGCGCCATTTCCGCATCCGAAATATGTAAACCACCGTGGTGGCGCAATTTTATTGGAGGTAACTTGCCCGACTTAAAGGAGAGAGAGATGTGTGAGGAGCGCGAAATGGAGGGCTGTTTGGTTGCTGCGAAGGAGAAGTGTCTCGGGCTCGCTAAGGAGAAGTGTTCCTTGCCGTTTAGGGACGCGAGAATTGCGATTGGAGAGGGGATGGTGATGGAAAAGGATGGTAGGAAATTAGTATGTCTGGTATAA